From a single Planococcus shenhongbingii genomic region:
- a CDS encoding M20/M25/M40 family metallo-hydrolase, protein MGKLLWGTPARLRSLLCELVSWESRTLTEGEKDFPFKVREKLQKLDYFQQHPDFLALHEADPGRNLLMALYEHPEAVDTIVLISHFDTVQTEEYGDLEVLACRPEELTQKLFERKHELPGEARLDLESGQYLFGRGTMDMKMGLALHMALLEKASAEQWPLNLVLLTVPDEEVNSTGMRAAVNELVKLREQHGLSYKMFFNSEPAFSQKPGDEKHYIYSGTLGKIMPAALFYGKETHVGEPLKGMTANFIASFLTQAMEWNAMFHESDLGESTPLPVSLQQKDLKMQYSTQTPYRATALYNIFLMRRNAAEVMELFEQTANQAAAMCNTAYAELCKREEIEGIGEVRVLRYEQLLAYAEIKRGADFVAHLKAEILSHPEWDEREKSLRIADKLMIQCHELAPAIVLLFAPPYYPAVNSSEDPLIVECVATVKEAAAEFGVEVDQIHYFNGLCDLSYVNYQDSGNGWSSYERNTPVWGKTYSIPFAGMLELQAPVLNVGPFGKDAHQYTERLHIDSAFVQTPYMLESLMKSLCKQVVETV, encoded by the coding sequence GTGGGAAAATTGTTGTGGGGAACGCCAGCCCGTCTACGGTCGCTGTTATGTGAATTGGTCAGCTGGGAAAGCCGGACGCTGACTGAAGGAGAAAAAGATTTTCCTTTTAAAGTGAGGGAGAAATTGCAGAAACTCGATTATTTTCAGCAGCATCCCGATTTTTTGGCTCTTCACGAAGCGGATCCGGGGCGAAATTTGCTGATGGCGCTTTATGAACATCCGGAAGCGGTGGACACCATTGTGCTCATCAGCCATTTTGACACTGTCCAGACCGAGGAATACGGCGACTTGGAAGTGCTCGCATGCCGTCCGGAAGAACTGACCCAAAAGCTTTTCGAACGGAAGCACGAGCTGCCCGGTGAAGCGCGCCTTGATCTCGAATCCGGCCAGTATCTGTTCGGCCGCGGCACGATGGATATGAAAATGGGGCTGGCTCTCCATATGGCGCTCCTTGAAAAAGCAAGCGCCGAACAATGGCCGCTCAATTTGGTGCTGTTGACGGTGCCGGACGAAGAAGTCAATTCGACCGGCATGCGGGCGGCAGTGAACGAACTGGTGAAACTGCGCGAACAGCACGGATTATCCTATAAAATGTTCTTCAACAGCGAACCGGCTTTTTCCCAGAAACCGGGTGACGAAAAGCATTACATCTATTCCGGGACACTCGGAAAAATCATGCCGGCCGCCTTGTTTTACGGCAAAGAAACGCATGTCGGCGAACCGCTGAAAGGCATGACGGCCAACTTCATCGCTTCGTTTTTAACGCAGGCGATGGAGTGGAATGCGATGTTCCATGAAAGCGACCTGGGAGAAAGCACACCGCTGCCGGTGTCGCTTCAACAGAAGGACCTGAAAATGCAATACTCGACCCAGACGCCTTACCGGGCAACCGCCTTGTATAATATTTTCCTGATGAGACGGAACGCTGCGGAAGTGATGGAACTGTTCGAGCAAACTGCAAATCAGGCGGCCGCGATGTGCAACACGGCATATGCGGAACTTTGCAAGCGCGAAGAGATTGAAGGGATCGGCGAAGTGCGGGTGCTGCGCTATGAGCAATTGCTTGCTTACGCGGAAATCAAACGAGGCGCAGATTTTGTGGCACATCTGAAAGCAGAGATCCTGAGCCATCCGGAATGGGACGAACGCGAAAAATCGCTGCGCATTGCCGATAAACTGATGATCCAATGCCATGAACTGGCGCCGGCCATCGTCCTTTTGTTCGCACCGCCTTATTACCCGGCGGTCAATTCATCTGAAGATCCGCTCATTGTAGAATGCGTCGCGACCGTCAAAGAAGCGGCAGCGGAGTTCGGTGTCGAAGTTGACCAGATCCATTATTTCAATGGCCTGTGCGATTTGAGCTACGTAAATTATCAAGACAGCGGAAACGGCTGGAGTTCCTATGAACGCAATACGCCGGTGTGGGGGAAAACATACAGCATCCCGTTTGCCGGCATGCTGGAGCTGCAGGCGCCTGTACTGAACGTCGGACCGTTTGGAAAAGACGCCCATCAGTATACGGAACGGCTCCATATCGACAGCGCATTCGTCCAGACGCCTTATATGCTTGAAAGCTTGATGAAGAGTTTATGCAAGCAAGTGGTTGAAACGGTTTAA
- a CDS encoding amino acid permease, whose translation MIKTPEVPAANQLNRSMKSRHLFMLSLGGVIGTGLFLNVGYTINQSGAGGALIGYLIGGLILYMVMVCLGELAVHMPVTGSFQTYASRYISPSAGFSLGWMYFVGSAATAGVEFTAAGILMKYWFPETPVWIWCAIFVVLLFALNALTTRGFAEAEFWFAGIKVAALLLFIIIGAAAIFGVIPLADRPAPFMENLAPKGLFPAGIAIIFVTMMNVIFSYQGSELVGIAAGETENPEKNIPKAIRNILFRIIVFYIASIIILSAIFPASELGLLASPFVTLMEVAGIPYAGGIMNFVILTAILSVGNSCLYASTRLLWAMANEGMAPRIFSTLTKRKVPLAALIFTMMFSLLSLLTSVMEADTVFLLLMSIAGISVTISWMGIAASQLMFRYRYVKAGGNIADLKFKVPFYPFVPVFCIAFCLLILGFLAFDPTQRIGLLYGVGFFVACMIFYKVRLEKRNAAPAEVEVEPVK comes from the coding sequence ATGATCAAAACACCGGAAGTGCCAGCTGCCAACCAGTTGAACCGTTCCATGAAAAGCCGCCATCTGTTCATGCTTTCGCTTGGAGGCGTCATCGGCACCGGATTATTTTTAAATGTAGGGTATACGATTAACCAATCCGGTGCAGGAGGGGCATTGATCGGTTACCTGATTGGCGGCCTCATTCTATACATGGTCATGGTCTGTCTGGGTGAACTAGCCGTCCACATGCCGGTCACCGGTTCTTTCCAGACGTATGCATCGAGATATATCAGCCCGTCTGCCGGCTTTTCGCTGGGATGGATGTACTTTGTGGGGTCTGCTGCCACAGCGGGAGTGGAATTCACCGCTGCCGGCATTCTGATGAAATACTGGTTCCCGGAAACGCCGGTATGGATCTGGTGTGCGATCTTCGTGGTTCTCTTGTTCGCGCTGAACGCTTTGACGACAAGAGGCTTCGCGGAAGCGGAATTCTGGTTTGCCGGCATCAAAGTGGCGGCACTTCTGCTATTTATCATTATTGGAGCCGCGGCTATTTTCGGCGTGATTCCGCTTGCGGACCGCCCGGCACCGTTTATGGAAAACCTGGCCCCTAAAGGCTTGTTCCCGGCCGGCATCGCCATTATTTTCGTCACGATGATGAACGTCATTTTCTCCTATCAAGGCTCAGAGCTGGTGGGGATCGCCGCCGGGGAAACGGAAAATCCGGAAAAGAACATCCCGAAAGCCATCCGCAATATCCTGTTCCGCATTATCGTCTTCTATATCGCATCAATCATTATCCTGTCAGCCATTTTCCCGGCTTCTGAGCTTGGGTTATTGGCCAGCCCGTTTGTTACATTGATGGAAGTGGCAGGGATTCCTTATGCAGGAGGCATCATGAACTTCGTCATTTTGACCGCTATCCTGTCAGTGGGCAACTCCTGCTTGTACGCTTCAACCCGGCTGCTGTGGGCGATGGCCAATGAAGGCATGGCGCCGCGGATTTTCAGCACTTTGACCAAACGCAAAGTTCCGCTTGCGGCATTGATCTTTACGATGATGTTTTCGCTCTTGTCGCTGTTGACCAGCGTCATGGAAGCAGACACGGTCTTCCTCCTGTTGATGTCGATAGCCGGCATTTCAGTGACGATTTCATGGATGGGAATTGCAGCTTCGCAATTGATGTTCCGCTACCGCTACGTAAAAGCGGGAGGGAATATAGCGGACCTGAAATTCAAAGTGCCTTTTTATCCATTCGTGCCTGTCTTCTGCATCGCTTTTTGCCTGCTCATTCTTGGGTTCCTGGCTTTTGACCCGACACAGAGAATCGGGCTGTTATACGGCGTCGGCTTTTTCGTCGCCTGCATGATCTTCTATAAAGTAAGACTTGAAAAAAGAAATGCTGCCCCGGCAGAAGTAGAAGTGGAACCGGTCAAATAA
- a CDS encoding dimethylarginine dimethylaminohydrolase family protein — protein MYKNVIVKTPGKSYVNGLTTSDLGTPDYERLLEQHAAYVEALKACGVEVTQLPESEEYPDSTFVEDAAVVTPEFAIITNPGAESRNGEKEEIEAVLKKFYSKFHYITSPGTLDGGDVLQVDKHFYVGISERTNREGAQQFKNIVETEGYTATIVELQEFFHLKTGIAYLGNHTIAAAGEFLNHPDFSDYEKVEIPDADEYSANCIKVNDYVIIPKGFDDTKRKLAERGLETIELEMSEFQKHDGGLSCLSLRF, from the coding sequence ATGTATAAAAATGTCATCGTAAAAACACCAGGAAAAAGCTATGTCAACGGATTAACCACTTCAGATCTTGGTACACCAGATTATGAACGCCTGCTTGAACAGCATGCCGCTTACGTTGAAGCGTTGAAAGCATGCGGCGTTGAAGTGACGCAGTTGCCGGAAAGCGAAGAATACCCCGATTCGACGTTCGTCGAAGATGCAGCCGTCGTAACGCCGGAATTCGCTATCATCACGAATCCGGGTGCCGAAAGTCGAAACGGCGAAAAAGAAGAAATTGAAGCGGTATTGAAGAAGTTCTACTCGAAATTCCATTACATCACATCACCCGGTACGCTTGACGGAGGCGATGTTCTGCAAGTGGACAAACATTTTTATGTCGGCATTTCAGAACGCACGAACCGTGAAGGGGCACAGCAGTTCAAAAACATTGTCGAAACGGAAGGGTACACGGCAACCATTGTGGAACTGCAGGAATTTTTCCACCTGAAAACAGGGATTGCCTATCTCGGGAACCATACCATTGCGGCAGCCGGAGAATTTTTAAATCACCCGGACTTCAGCGATTACGAAAAAGTGGAAATTCCCGATGCGGACGAATATTCGGCGAATTGCATCAAAGTCAACGACTACGTCATCATTCCGAAAGGCTTTGACGACACAAAACGCAAACTCGCAGAACGCGGACTGGAAACAATCGAACTGGAAATGTCGGAATTCCAGAAACATGACGGAGGGCTCAGCTGCCTGTCGCTGCGCTTTTAA
- a CDS encoding dimethylarginine dimethylaminohydrolase family protein, which yields MKYSSSMYQPLERVIVKHPADAFISQEHIGKEWRKVNYLSEPDYEEAQKEYAEFIALLEQHVPTIDYLPKSEEVSMDSIYAHDPVKFTPEGAIILKSGKALRQPEAEVYKKFLAEKGIPIIGELTGDATSDGGDIVWLDDRVLAVGNGYRTNAEAIRQIKEMTAHMVDEFIEVQLPHADGEEECLHLMSFISMVDQDLAVVYSPLMPVAFRKLLLSRGIQLIEVPKAEYDLLGCNVLAVAPRVCIMVAGNESTKQQLEQAGATVYEYKGEEISVKGTGGPTCLTSPAVRVPISEKRSLSHV from the coding sequence ATGAAGTACAGTTCCTCGATGTATCAACCGCTGGAGCGGGTAATCGTCAAGCATCCGGCTGACGCTTTTATCAGCCAGGAGCATATCGGAAAAGAATGGCGGAAAGTCAATTACTTGTCGGAACCCGATTACGAAGAAGCGCAGAAAGAATATGCTGAATTTATTGCGCTATTGGAGCAGCACGTGCCGACAATCGATTATCTTCCGAAGTCTGAAGAAGTCAGCATGGATTCGATTTATGCGCATGACCCGGTAAAATTCACGCCGGAAGGGGCAATCATCTTGAAATCCGGCAAAGCATTGCGCCAGCCGGAAGCGGAAGTGTATAAGAAATTCCTTGCAGAAAAAGGGATTCCGATTATCGGGGAATTGACGGGAGACGCGACTTCGGACGGCGGCGACATCGTCTGGCTCGATGACCGGGTGCTGGCAGTTGGAAACGGCTACAGAACCAATGCAGAAGCGATCCGCCAGATAAAGGAAATGACAGCGCATATGGTCGATGAATTTATCGAAGTCCAGCTGCCTCACGCTGACGGGGAAGAGGAATGCCTTCATTTGATGTCGTTCATCAGCATGGTCGATCAGGACCTCGCCGTTGTTTACTCGCCGCTGATGCCGGTCGCTTTCCGGAAACTGCTGCTGTCACGGGGCATCCAGCTCATTGAAGTGCCGAAAGCGGAATACGACCTGCTTGGCTGCAATGTGCTGGCAGTTGCACCGCGCGTCTGCATTATGGTGGCAGGCAATGAGTCGACCAAACAGCAGCTGGAACAGGCAGGGGCAACAGTATATGAATATAAAGGCGAAGAAATCAGCGTCAAAGGAACCGGAGGGCCCACGTGCCTGACAAGCCCGGCAGTGCGGGTACCAATTTCAGAAAAGAGGAGCTTATCACATGTATAA
- a CDS encoding IclR family transcriptional regulator, with amino-acid sequence MQSIDRAMGVIKILVDKAAEDGMSITELSNECDLPVSSMHRVLKSMSQHGMIQQDPKTKRYNLGNIWLEYGLHMYDTMDYTSKIRPELVRLTDETEESVYLSQPMGSESLIIERIDNEKHAIRVYDKLGSRIPMHIGAANKAMLAHMPTAEVKKILNQYVSKEQQPAFWDLLEAIKQRGCAISHGERTEGTVGIGAPILNHFGQVQGAVSVGVVSYNLTEERLKFLTGSVRETGRRISAKLGYSEVQERRYRK; translated from the coding sequence ATGCAATCAATCGACCGTGCAATGGGCGTTATAAAGATTCTGGTGGATAAAGCAGCCGAAGACGGCATGTCCATTACCGAGCTGTCCAATGAATGCGATTTGCCCGTCAGTTCAATGCACCGTGTATTGAAATCCATGTCGCAGCACGGCATGATTCAGCAGGATCCGAAGACGAAACGCTATAACCTTGGGAATATCTGGCTTGAATACGGCTTGCATATGTATGACACGATGGACTACACCAGCAAAATCCGGCCGGAACTTGTGCGCTTGACCGATGAAACAGAAGAAAGCGTCTACTTGAGCCAGCCGATGGGTTCTGAATCGCTGATCATCGAGCGCATCGACAATGAAAAACATGCCATCCGTGTCTATGACAAGCTCGGTTCGCGCATTCCCATGCATATCGGCGCAGCAAACAAAGCGATGCTTGCCCATATGCCCACTGCTGAAGTGAAAAAAATCCTCAATCAATATGTTTCTAAAGAACAGCAGCCGGCGTTCTGGGATTTGCTCGAGGCCATCAAACAACGAGGCTGCGCCATCAGCCACGGGGAACGGACGGAAGGCACGGTCGGCATCGGCGCCCCGATCCTGAACCATTTTGGCCAGGTGCAAGGGGCGGTCAGTGTGGGAGTCGTCAGCTATAACCTCACCGAAGAGCGGCTCAAATTTCTGACCGGCAGTGTCCGTGAAACCGGCAGGCGGATTTCCGCCAAACTTGGGTACAGCGAAGTGCAGGAACGGCGTTACAGAAAATGA
- a CDS encoding MFS transporter, with protein sequence MNKTIIHNGAAMPLNPWHMLIWLLIAQIMVAFVGRSLAPLGVLIGDDLSLTKAQIGMLPAALFLGQSLAAIPAGFLVDRVGSKKLLFLLSLCLGLSFILMAVTSFYWLILLLVALGGAGYGAMHPTSNKGIIYWFSEKRGTAMGIKQMGVTLGSALAALLLLPAAAAWGWRPVMIGACLFLIVTGIFAKRFYFDPPDKAEKVMADEKPARLFASIFLLFKEKPLVLVSFGAMGLNGSQLILNTYIVLYAYEYIGISLVLAGMLLVISEVSGSFGRVAWGMISDNLFQGKRIIVLVIVAAFSIAASITIALMPPGTPFWVLVPLTVLFGFCISGFNGIWMNAATELVPIEQAGIASGFSLMLGSWGVIIGPPLFGYIVDATGSFTYGWLFMAGILSAVIVLLLIAMGIVKKESQKAGG encoded by the coding sequence ATGAACAAAACAATCATTCATAACGGTGCAGCAATGCCTCTCAATCCGTGGCATATGCTGATATGGCTGCTCATCGCCCAGATCATGGTGGCTTTTGTCGGCAGAAGCCTGGCGCCTCTTGGTGTCTTGATCGGGGACGACTTGTCTTTGACGAAAGCGCAGATCGGCATGCTGCCGGCGGCGCTGTTTTTAGGACAGTCACTCGCAGCGATTCCTGCAGGCTTTTTAGTTGACCGGGTCGGGTCAAAAAAACTGCTTTTCCTGCTGTCGCTGTGTCTCGGTCTGTCTTTTATCCTGATGGCTGTGACTTCCTTCTATTGGCTGATCCTGCTTTTGGTGGCGCTCGGCGGTGCAGGATACGGTGCCATGCATCCAACTTCGAACAAAGGCATCATCTACTGGTTTTCCGAAAAGCGCGGGACCGCCATGGGGATCAAGCAAATGGGGGTTACGCTTGGTTCAGCCTTGGCGGCGCTGCTGTTGCTTCCGGCTGCTGCTGCCTGGGGATGGCGGCCGGTAATGATAGGAGCCTGCCTGTTCTTGATCGTGACCGGCATTTTTGCCAAAAGATTCTATTTCGACCCGCCGGATAAAGCGGAAAAAGTCATGGCTGATGAGAAACCGGCCCGTCTGTTCGCTTCGATTTTTCTGCTGTTCAAAGAAAAGCCCCTTGTGCTGGTCAGTTTCGGCGCTATGGGCTTGAACGGAAGCCAGTTGATTCTGAATACGTACATTGTGCTATACGCTTACGAATACATCGGCATCAGCCTGGTGCTGGCTGGAATGCTGCTCGTCATTTCCGAAGTCAGCGGTTCGTTCGGCCGGGTGGCATGGGGAATGATCAGTGACAATTTGTTTCAGGGAAAACGGATCATTGTGCTGGTGATAGTCGCGGCTTTCTCCATCGCAGCGTCAATCACCATCGCGCTGATGCCTCCGGGTACTCCCTTTTGGGTGCTCGTCCCGCTAACGGTGCTGTTCGGCTTCTGCATTTCCGGCTTCAACGGCATCTGGATGAACGCCGCGACCGAACTGGTGCCGATTGAACAGGCAGGGATTGCCAGCGGCTTCAGCTTGATGCTCGGTTCATGGGGCGTCATCATCGGTCCGCCGCTGTTCGGCTATATCGTCGATGCGACGGGATCTTTTACATACGGCTGGCTGTTCATGGCCGGCATATTGAGTGCCGTCATCGTGCTGCTGCTCATTGCAATGGGCATTGTGAAAAAAGAGTCCCAAAAAGCTGGAGGTTAA
- a CDS encoding alpha/beta fold hydrolase: MGHYVEVESGVKVYVEDVGIGQPIVFIHGWPLNSKAFEMQISELALHGFRFIGIDLRGYGKSDKPWAGYDYSTQASDVKAVVDHLGLENIVLAGFSMGGPIAIRYLTKYGEHGVDKLLLMGAAAPLFTQRDDFKIGLRPAEVDDIISQVKKDRPAFLALFANMFFEKKKSDEFLDWFKSLGLEAAAHSTINSAIALRDEDLRDELAGISLPTAIFHGQKDQICRYELGEELEKQIPNSVLVPFKYSGHGINGDEPDRFNEEMIRFLKSSGVKRAE, from the coding sequence TTGGGACATTATGTGGAAGTGGAATCTGGCGTCAAAGTATATGTAGAAGATGTAGGAATCGGGCAACCGATCGTTTTTATCCACGGCTGGCCATTGAACAGCAAAGCGTTTGAAATGCAGATTAGCGAACTGGCGTTACACGGTTTCCGGTTTATCGGCATTGACCTGCGAGGCTACGGAAAATCGGATAAACCTTGGGCAGGCTATGATTATAGTACACAAGCGAGCGACGTTAAAGCAGTGGTCGATCATCTTGGCCTTGAAAATATCGTGCTCGCCGGCTTTTCCATGGGCGGGCCGATAGCTATCCGGTATTTGACCAAGTACGGTGAACACGGCGTGGATAAACTGCTGCTGATGGGCGCTGCTGCTCCTTTGTTCACGCAGCGGGATGATTTCAAGATTGGCTTGAGACCGGCGGAAGTGGATGACATTATCTCACAAGTCAAAAAAGACCGCCCTGCTTTTCTTGCCCTGTTCGCTAATATGTTCTTTGAAAAGAAGAAATCGGATGAATTTTTGGACTGGTTCAAGTCGCTCGGTCTTGAAGCGGCTGCCCACTCGACCATCAATTCCGCCATCGCGCTTCGCGATGAAGATCTGCGGGATGAACTGGCTGGCATTTCTCTTCCTACTGCGATTTTCCATGGTCAGAAAGACCAGATCTGTCGTTATGAACTTGGAGAAGAACTGGAAAAGCAAATTCCAAACTCTGTCCTTGTACCGTTCAAATACAGCGGCCACGGCATCAATGGCGATGAGCCCGACAGATTCAATGAAGAAATGATCAGATTCTTAAAGAGCTCCGGTGTCAAAAGAGCGGAATAA
- a CDS encoding helix-turn-helix domain-containing protein, which translates to MAIIINIDVMLAKRKMSVTELSERVGITMANLSILKNGKAKAVRLTTLEAICKALDCQPGDVLEYKREEDHRL; encoded by the coding sequence ATGGCAATAATCATCAACATTGACGTGATGCTCGCTAAACGGAAAATGAGCGTCACTGAACTTTCGGAGCGGGTGGGCATTACGATGGCGAACCTTTCCATATTGAAGAACGGAAAAGCGAAAGCCGTTCGATTAACCACTTTAGAAGCGATTTGCAAAGCGCTGGACTGCCAGCCTGGAGATGTCCTCGAGTACAAAAGGGAAGAAGACCATCGACTTTGA
- a CDS encoding DUF2975 domain-containing protein, with the protein MKRGSTIFLKIAIFLLGLPILAICIYGLTRFDPNSPYWQGPELASLQYPLLIGMYAAMIPFFFALYQTLKLLSYIDKNEAFSEASVKALKRIKYSAIAIVILFVLELPFLYILTKVDDAPGVLMGLFVIFASTVIAVFAAVLQRLLQDAIDIKAENDLIV; encoded by the coding sequence ATGAAACGTGGTTCAACGATCTTTTTGAAAATAGCTATTTTTCTTCTCGGGCTCCCCATACTTGCCATATGCATATACGGATTGACGAGATTCGATCCCAATTCACCGTATTGGCAAGGGCCGGAACTGGCCAGTCTGCAATATCCTTTATTAATCGGGATGTATGCTGCCATGATTCCCTTTTTCTTTGCTCTGTATCAGACCTTGAAGCTTTTAAGTTATATTGATAAGAACGAGGCTTTCTCGGAAGCATCGGTAAAGGCTTTGAAGAGGATCAAATACAGTGCCATTGCCATCGTCATTTTGTTTGTATTGGAACTGCCGTTCTTATACATCCTGACAAAAGTGGATGATGCGCCGGGCGTACTGATGGGATTATTCGTTATCTTTGCTTCAACGGTGATCGCGGTCTTTGCCGCCGTTCTCCAAAGGCTTTTACAGGATGCCATCGATATAAAAGCGGAAAATGATTTAATAGTCTGA
- a CDS encoding GNAT family N-acetyltransferase, producing the protein MQIRKATKEDIKHVAKIYVDSWRTTYRGLVPDEYLAGLSYEEAQKNWNDFLIGGNEAFIYVAIDDRRKIIGFASGKRIEEKNFDGELYSLYLLQECRGLGAGKRLVSAIAKHFQENGIHSMMVWVMKQNKSGLGFYERIGGKEYNHRTSSFGGTEVRDVSYGWHDLPALYVK; encoded by the coding sequence TTGCAAATCAGAAAAGCAACGAAAGAAGATATTAAGCACGTAGCAAAGATTTATGTGGATAGTTGGAGGACTACTTATCGCGGTTTGGTACCGGACGAATATCTGGCAGGATTATCGTATGAAGAGGCACAAAAAAATTGGAATGATTTTTTAATTGGCGGAAATGAAGCTTTTATTTATGTGGCCATAGACGATAGAAGGAAAATCATAGGTTTTGCCTCGGGTAAAAGAATTGAAGAGAAGAATTTTGATGGAGAACTATATTCGCTGTATCTCTTACAGGAATGTAGAGGATTAGGTGCTGGAAAGCGGCTTGTTTCAGCCATTGCAAAGCATTTTCAAGAAAACGGCATCCATTCTATGATGGTCTGGGTCATGAAACAAAATAAATCGGGACTCGGTTTTTATGAACGCATAGGAGGAAAAGAATATAATCACAGAACCAGTTCATTTGGCGGAACCGAAGTACGGGACGTGTCGTATGGATGGCACGATCTTCCAGCCTTATATGTGAAATAA
- a CDS encoding alkaline phosphatase codes for MKRNFKKKAAGISIAAAVAISSLGLAANGTVTEANNKKNEPTNVIMMVMDGTSAGATNLARWYKGEDLAMDQILVGGMRTHSAESAITDSAPAATALATGNKSNDKVVGLLPKIVNTPGVDPVDPEDTYKPVANVLEGAQLRGKATGIISTSEIQHATPAGFSAHAVHRSNYQDIAEQQVYQEIDVVLGGGKESLLPGTTKNARVDGENLVEVIDENGYDFVETKEELLNSKSDKLWGAFAPSALAYDFDRQATNDEQPSLAEMTKKGIETLSKDEDGFFMFVEGSKVDWAAHANDTIGIISDVLAFDAAVKEAVDFAKADGNTMVIAVSDHGNSGITIGNMNTNSNYPEIPVSTYINPLKKASMTVEGALKTLKPDRSNMKEAAELYGLDNLTEEELRALKQSKKLQADMTKMLAERANIGFTTGGHTGEDVFLYAYGPSKPFGLLDNTDIAKTMAEYMEFDLGKTTDKLFVNAKESFENKGYTTRIDVTDANNPVFIAEKNKITIKLPINKNIAHVTQNKKAYTKTLEGITVYNGKDFYVSKDALNLSK; via the coding sequence ATGAAACGCAATTTTAAAAAGAAGGCTGCCGGGATATCAATCGCTGCCGCTGTCGCTATTTCTTCTTTAGGCTTGGCCGCAAACGGGACGGTAACGGAAGCGAATAACAAGAAAAACGAGCCGACCAACGTCATTATGATGGTGATGGACGGAACAAGTGCCGGTGCCACCAATTTGGCAAGATGGTATAAAGGCGAAGATCTGGCAATGGATCAGATTCTTGTCGGAGGCATGCGCACCCATTCTGCAGAATCGGCAATCACCGATTCAGCGCCTGCTGCTACTGCTTTAGCAACTGGAAACAAATCAAATGATAAAGTCGTGGGCCTTCTCCCTAAGATCGTGAATACACCGGGCGTCGATCCAGTGGACCCTGAAGATACATATAAACCGGTAGCCAACGTGTTAGAGGGAGCACAATTACGCGGAAAAGCTACAGGAATCATCTCTACTTCAGAGATCCAGCATGCAACGCCTGCCGGCTTCTCTGCTCATGCCGTTCACCGGAGCAACTATCAGGATATTGCTGAACAGCAAGTGTATCAAGAAATCGATGTTGTCCTCGGAGGAGGAAAAGAATCCCTATTGCCGGGGACAACAAAAAATGCGCGGGTTGATGGCGAAAACTTAGTAGAAGTCATCGATGAAAACGGCTATGACTTTGTCGAAACAAAAGAGGAACTTTTGAATTCGAAATCGGATAAGCTATGGGGAGCTTTTGCACCTTCCGCTCTTGCCTATGACTTTGACCGCCAAGCAACAAACGATGAGCAGCCTTCTCTTGCTGAAATGACGAAAAAAGGAATTGAGACTTTATCAAAAGATGAAGACGGATTCTTCATGTTTGTCGAAGGAAGCAAAGTGGACTGGGCAGCACATGCGAATGATACAATCGGAATTATAAGCGATGTGCTGGCTTTTGACGCAGCCGTAAAAGAAGCGGTAGACTTTGCAAAAGCGGATGGCAATACGATGGTAATTGCAGTCAGCGACCACGGAAACAGCGGGATCACGATTGGGAACATGAACACCAACTCAAATTACCCTGAAATCCCAGTGTCCACTTACATCAATCCTTTGAAGAAGGCGTCGATGACCGTCGAAGGAGCTTTGAAGACCTTGAAACCTGACCGCTCAAACATGAAAGAAGCGGCAGAACTTTACGGTTTGGATAACTTAACGGAAGAAGAACTCCGTGCATTAAAACAATCGAAAAAATTGCAGGCGGACATGACGAAAATGCTTGCAGAACGCGCGAACATCGGCTTTACGACTGGCGGCCATACGGGTGAAGACGTCTTCTTATACGCTTACGGCCCATCCAAGCCATTTGGTTTGCTAGACAATACGGACATTGCAAAAACAATGGCAGAATATATGGAATTTGATCTAGGAAAAACAACGGACAAATTATTCGTCAATGCGAAAGAGTCTTTTGAAAACAAAGGATACACAACGCGCATCGATGTAACAGATGCGAACAACCCTGTATTTATTGCAGAAAAGAATAAGATCACAATCAAATTGCCGATCAACAAAAACATTGCCCATGTAACACAAAACAAAAAAGCATATACTAAGACGCTTGAAGGCATCACCGTTTATAACGGAAAAGATTTCTATGTATCAAAAGATGCCTTGAATCTATCAAAATAA